From one Luteipulveratus mongoliensis genomic stretch:
- a CDS encoding Lrp/AsnC family transcriptional regulator, producing the protein MEALDRRIVQLLAGDGRMSYTDLGRRTGLSTSAAHQRVRRLEERGVIQGYRALVDYDEANVPLTALISVTPFDPAAPDDVPDRLRSITAIDSCFSVAGEESYVLKVRVSGPGALEELLAEVRAAAAVTTRTTVVLSTPWEDRSPLSHDLVDDAAAEGESEAE; encoded by the coding sequence ATGGAAGCCCTGGACCGTCGAATCGTGCAGCTCCTGGCCGGTGACGGTCGGATGAGCTACACCGACCTCGGTCGGCGCACAGGGCTGTCCACCTCAGCCGCACACCAGCGCGTGCGACGGCTGGAGGAGCGCGGCGTGATCCAGGGCTATCGCGCGCTGGTCGACTACGACGAGGCCAATGTGCCGCTGACAGCGCTGATCTCGGTGACACCTTTCGACCCAGCGGCGCCCGACGACGTACCGGACCGGTTGCGCAGTATCACCGCCATCGACTCCTGCTTCTCGGTCGCGGGTGAGGAGAGCTACGTCCTCAAGGTGCGGGTGTCAGGGCCAGGGGCCCTGGAGGAGCTGCTGGCCGAGGTGCGCGCCGCCGCGGCCGTCACGACCCGTACGACCGTCGTGCTGAGCACGCCGTGGGAGGACCGCTCGCCGTTGAGCCACGACCTGGTGGACGACGCAGCCGCCGAGGGCGAGTCCGAGGCTGAGTAG
- the ybaK gene encoding Cys-tRNA(Pro) deacylase — MSRRRDAAGTPAIRALLDADVPHEVRAYEHDPRTTSYGLEAAEALGVTTDRVLKTLLAQTDDGLVVAVIPVDCQLDLKAVAAACHSKRATMADPAAAERSSGYVVGGISPLGQRRALLTLVEESALTHTTVLVSAGRRGLDVELSPTDLVALTRASVVAIAHQKR; from the coding sequence ATGTCTCGCCGTCGCGATGCCGCCGGCACGCCTGCCATTCGGGCGCTCCTCGATGCGGATGTGCCGCACGAGGTGCGGGCGTACGAGCACGACCCGCGGACGACGTCGTACGGTCTCGAAGCCGCCGAGGCCCTGGGAGTCACGACAGATCGCGTCCTCAAGACGCTGCTCGCACAGACGGACGACGGCCTGGTGGTCGCCGTGATTCCGGTCGACTGCCAGCTCGATCTGAAAGCCGTTGCTGCTGCTTGCCATTCGAAGCGCGCGACGATGGCAGATCCGGCGGCGGCCGAGCGATCGTCCGGCTACGTCGTAGGCGGCATCAGCCCGTTGGGCCAACGTCGTGCGCTGCTCACGCTCGTGGAGGAGTCGGCGCTGACGCATACGACTGTCCTCGTGAGCGCCGGCCGTCGTGGCCTGGACGTCGAGCTGAGCCCGACCGACCTGGTGGCTCTCACGCGTGCCTCCGTCGTGGCCATCGCTCACCAGAAGCGTTGA
- a CDS encoding PH domain-containing protein — MAFSPKLLAQGERVVMELRTHIKKMVVPLIVLVLTIVAALLLAWWVRSNDWIVYVIVAVAVLAIVLWVVIPFLRWRTSIYVVTNRRLITREGIVTRTGRDIPLYRINDVTYEKDLLDRLLGCGTLIVSDATDKAGVKLYDVPKVEKVHVTMNELLFQHDDGSDDGEFPPGEPPRGPVAPTNPF; from the coding sequence ATGGCGTTCTCACCGAAGTTGCTCGCCCAGGGCGAGCGCGTGGTCATGGAGCTGCGCACCCACATCAAGAAGATGGTCGTGCCGCTCATCGTGCTGGTGCTCACGATCGTGGCGGCGCTGCTGCTCGCGTGGTGGGTCCGCTCGAACGACTGGATCGTCTACGTCATCGTGGCCGTGGCCGTACTGGCCATCGTGCTCTGGGTGGTCATCCCGTTCCTGCGCTGGCGGACCAGCATCTACGTCGTGACCAACCGGCGTCTCATCACCCGCGAAGGCATCGTCACTCGCACCGGTCGGGACATCCCGCTCTACCGCATCAACGACGTGACCTACGAGAAGGACCTGCTCGACCGTCTCCTCGGCTGCGGCACCCTGATCGTCTCTGACGCGACCGACAAGGCCGGCGTCAAGCTGTACGACGTACCCAAGGTCGAGAAGGTCCACGTCACCATGAACGAGCTGCTCTTCCAGCACGACGACGGCTCGGACGACGGCGAGTTCCCGCCGGGGGAGCCGCCGCGTGGGCCGGTCGCCCCGACCAATCCGTTCTAG
- a CDS encoding 5'-3' exonuclease, with product MPSRLMLLDSASLYFRAFFGVPDRRPTPDSPPNNAIRGFADMIATLITTYRPTDFVACWDNDWRPEFRVNAIPSYKAHRLVEGTETQEESPDDLTPQVPVIRDLLAAFGITRLGVDGYEADDVIGTLAHRAHGTSIVDVVTGDRDLFQLVDDEQSVRIIYTARGGVRDPDLVDESWLLNKYAIPGGRSYAEMSMLRGDTSDGLPGVQGIGEKTAATLINKYGSLAAIRQAIADGDPQLKGAQRKRLEAASDYLDVAPLVVNVALDVAVPDDLPTALPIAPVDVDAIERIARDYDAATPLRRLVEALGAPRS from the coding sequence ATGCCAAGCCGTCTGATGCTGCTGGACTCGGCGAGTCTGTACTTCCGCGCCTTCTTCGGCGTCCCGGATCGCAGGCCGACGCCGGACTCCCCACCCAACAACGCGATTCGCGGGTTTGCCGACATGATCGCGACCCTGATCACGACGTACCGACCCACCGACTTCGTGGCCTGCTGGGACAACGACTGGCGGCCCGAGTTCAGGGTGAACGCGATTCCGTCGTACAAGGCGCACCGGCTCGTCGAGGGCACCGAGACGCAGGAGGAGTCGCCGGACGACCTCACCCCGCAGGTGCCGGTGATTCGCGACCTGCTCGCGGCGTTCGGGATCACCCGGCTCGGTGTGGACGGCTACGAGGCCGACGATGTGATCGGCACCCTCGCGCATCGTGCCCACGGCACGTCCATCGTCGACGTCGTCACCGGCGATCGTGATCTCTTTCAGCTCGTCGATGACGAGCAGAGCGTGCGGATCATCTACACCGCCCGTGGCGGCGTGCGTGACCCCGACCTTGTCGACGAGTCATGGCTGCTGAACAAGTACGCCATCCCGGGCGGCCGGTCGTACGCCGAGATGTCGATGCTGCGCGGTGACACCAGTGACGGACTCCCCGGCGTACAGGGCATCGGTGAGAAGACCGCGGCGACGTTGATCAACAAGTACGGCAGCCTCGCCGCCATTCGTCAGGCCATCGCCGATGGTGATCCGCAGCTCAAGGGTGCGCAGCGCAAGCGCCTCGAGGCAGCGTCGGACTACCTCGACGTCGCACCGTTGGTCGTCAACGTGGCGCTCGATGTCGCCGTGCCCGACGACCTGCCGACGGCTCTGCCGATCGCGCCCGTCGATGTGGATGCCATCGAGCGGATCGCGCGGGACTACGACGCTGCTACGCCACTACGCCGGCTGGTTGAGGCGTTGGGAGCCCCGCGCAGCTGA